One Malus domestica chromosome 11, GDT2T_hap1 genomic region harbors:
- the LOC103412978 gene encoding protein TOC75-3, chloroplastic, which yields MFAAAPSSAYLNPKPTILPSSSRTLAPPLTAATASNSRRPVVKCHLSSNSPSPLSQNPKPSSTPLKTLSKALAAASTVTIIFNWRSFAGNGNSGGGGGGFGGGGGGGGGDGFGGGEDGFGRFLKRLLFGSQTAMADEPQSQEWDSHGLPANIVVQLNKLSGFKKYKVSEILFFDRRRWSTVGTEDSFFEMVSLRPGGIYTKAQLQKELENLANCGMFEKVDLEGKTNPDGTLGVTISFTESTWQSADKFRCINVGLMAQSKPIEMDPDMTEKEKLEYFRNQEKDYKRRIDRARPCLLPAPVQREVLLMLREQGKVSARLLQKIRDRVQKWYQDEGYACAQVVNFGNLNTKEVVCEVVEGDITQLHIQFQDKLGNFVEGNTQIPVVKRELPRQLRPGYVFNIEAGKQALRNINSLALFSNIEVNPRPDEKNEGGIIVEIKLKELEQKTAELNTEWNIVPGRGGYPTLASLEPGGTVTFEHRNLGGLNRSILGSITTSNFLNPQDDLAFKLEYVHPYLDGVYNPRNRALRVSCFNSRKLSPVFTGGPGADEVPPIWVDRAGVKANITENFTRQSKFTYGLVVEEITTRDERSHVCSNGQRVLPNGGVSEDGPPTTLSGTGIDRVAFLQSNITRDNTKFVNGAIVGQRNMFQVDQGVGVGSNFPFFNRHQLTLTRFFQLKEVEEGAGKPPPPVLVLHGHYGGCIGDLPSYDTFTLGGPYSVRGYNMGEIGAARNILELAAELRIPVKGTHVYAFAEHGNDLGTSKEVKGNPTEVYRRLGHGSAYGVGVKLGLVRAEYAVDHNSGTGALFFRFGERF from the exons ATGTTCGCAGCGGCGCCCTCCTCCGCCTACCTCAACCCCAAGCCCACCATCCTCCCCTCTTCCTCCCGCACCCTAGCCCCGCCGCTCACAGCCGCCACTGCCTCTAACAGCCGCCGACCAGTCGTCAAATGCCACCTGTCTTCGAATTCTCCCTCTCCCCtttcccaaaaccctaaaccctcctCCACTCCCCTCAAAACCCTCTCCAAAGCCCTTGCCGCCGCCTCCACCGTCACCATCATCTTCAATTGGCGATCTTTTGCTGGGAATGGTAATTCCGGCGGTGGCGGAGGTGGATTCGGCGGCGGAGGCGGAGGTGGAGGGGGAGATGGGTTCGGCGGCGGGGAAGATGGGTTTGGTAGGTTTTTGAAGAGGCTGTTGTTTGGGTCGCAGACGGCCATGGCGGACGAGCCACAGTCCCAAGAGTGGGATTCGCATGGGTTACCGGCCAACATTGTTGTCCAGCTCAACAAGCTCAGTGGGTTCAAGAAATACAAGGTCTCCGAGATCTTGTTCTTCGATCGGCGGCGGTGGAGCACCGTCGGCACCGAAGACTCGTTCTTCGAAATGGTATCCCTGAGACCTGGCGGCATTTACACCAAAGCCCAGTTGCAGAAGGAGCTCGAGAACTTAGCCAATTGCGGGATGTTCGAGAAGGTCGATTTGGAAGGGAAGACCAACCCAGATGGGACTCTGGGCGTGACGATTTCGTTTACAGAGAGCACATGGCAGTCGGCCGACAAGTTCCGATGCATCAATGTGGGTCTGATGGCGCAGTCGAAGCCAATCGAAATGGACCCGGATATGACCGAGAAGGAAAAGCTCGAGTATTTTCGGAACCAGGAGAAGGATTACAAGAGAAGGATTGATAGGGCGAGGCCGTGTTTGCTGCCGGCGCCTGTGCAGAGGGAGGTGTTGCTGATGTTGAGAGAACAAGGGAAGGTGAGCGCAAGGCTGTTGCAGAAGATTCGAGACCGGGTTCAGAAGTGGTACCAGGATGAAGGGTATGCTTGTGCACAGGTTGTGAATTTTGGGAATTTGAATACCAAGGAGGTGGTTTGTGAGGTTGTGGAAGGGGATATCACtcagctgcatattcagttccAGGACAAGCTGGGGAATTTCGTCGAAGGGAACACACAGATCCCCGTGGTGAAGAGGGAATTGCCTAGGCAG CTTCGCCCGGGTTATGTTTTCAACATAGAAGCAGGGAAACAAGCTCTGAGGAACATAAATTCCCTAGCTTTGTTTTCAAACATTGAAGTGAACCCACGGCCTGATGAGAAGAATGAAGGAGGTATAATTGTTGAAATAAAGCTTAAAGAACTAGAACAGAAGACAGCTGAACTTAACACGGAATGGAACATTGTTCCTGGACGCGGAGGTTATCCGACTCTG GCTTCGCTAGAGCCTGGTGGCACTGTTACATTTGAACATCGGAATCTCGGTGGCCTGAATAGATCTATTCTCGGGTCAATAACCACCAGCAACTTCTTGAATCCTCAG GATGATCTTGCTTTCAAGCTTGAGTATGTGCATCCATATCTGGATGGTGTGTACAATCCCCGCAATCGTGCTCTCCGTGTAAGCTGCTTCAACAGCCGAAAACTAAGTCCAGTCTTTACTGGTGGGCCAGGGGCCGATGAAGTACCACCTATTTGGGTTGATCGAGCTGGAGTTAAGGCTAATATAACAGAG AATTTCACCCGTCAGAGCAAATTCACCTATGGACTTGTAGTGGAAGAGATAACCACGCGTGATGAACGCAGTCATGTCTGTTCTAATGGCCAAAGAGTGTTGCCAAATGGAGGAGTAAGTGAAGATGGACCTCCAACAACTCTCAGTGGTACAGGCATTGACCGCGTGGCATTTTTACAATCAAATATCACTCGGGATAACACTAAATTTGTGAATGGAGCTATAGTTGGTCAGAGGAATATGTTTCAG GTTGACCAAGGTGTTGGCGTGGGCAGCAACTTTCCATTCTTCAACCGTCACCAGCTAACATTAACCAGATTTTTCCAGCTGAAGGAAGTCGAGGAAGGTGCTGGTAAACCACCACCGCCTGTCCTTGTACTTCACGGACACTATGGTGGCTGTATCGGAGACCTTCCAAGTTATGATACATTTACCCTTGGCGGTCCATATTCTGTGAGGGGTTACAACATGGGCGAGATAGGCGCAGCTAGAAACATCCTTGAG CTTGCTGCTGAGCTACGGATACCTGTGAAAGGTACACATGTATATGCATTTGCAGAACACGGAAATGACCTAGGAACGTCCAAGGAAGTCAAGGGTAACCCAACAGAGGTATACAGGCGATTGGGTCACGGGTCAGCTTATGGTGTTGGCGTAAAGTTAGGTTTAGTAAGAGCTGAGTATGCAGTCGACCATAACTCCGGCACAGGTGCATTATTCTTCCGTTTTGGCGAGAGGTTTTGA
- the LOC103412860 gene encoding uncharacterized protein produces MGTTSITLSRPPSTFSHFLRPNHSQFLRTTQKPSFPLSSPTTTTKRTLIFNTPDDNLTQRSTPTRQISATSAESVPAEAAVPLETAQEIVASSDEGVSVAISALLFVAFVGLSILTIGVIYLGVTDYLQKREREKLEKDEADNKKKGGKKKRVRARAGPKGFGQKITIDEEDDD; encoded by the exons ATGGGTACCACATCCATAACTCTATCCCGACCACCATCAACTTTCTCCCATTTTCTCAGGCCAAACCATTCTCAATTCCTCAGAACAACCCAGAAACCATCCTTCCCCTTATCCTCCCCAACCACCACAACCAAACGGACCCTAATTTTCAACACCCCAGATGATAATCTCACCCAAAGAAGCACCCCAACTCGGCAAATCAGTGCCACCTCTGCTGAATCTGTGCCTGCAGAAGCCGCCGTCCCACTTGAGACTGCCCAGGAGATAGTGGCCTCTAGTGACGAAGGAGTGTCTGTCGCCATTTCTGCCCTTCTCTTCGTTGCCTTTGTTGGCCTGTCCATTCTCACCATTGGG GTGATCTACCTAGGTGTGACAGATTATCTgcagaagagggagagagagaaactagAGAAGGATGAGGCAGATAACAAGAAGAAGggtgggaagaagaagagggtgagagcAAGAGCTGGGCCTAAAGGATTTGGCCAAAAGATTACtattgatgaagaagatgatgactGA
- the LOC103429909 gene encoding transcription factor PCL1-like: MGEEVRMSEYEGGGSGGDDGDDEERVSEWETGLPSADDLTPLSQPLIPIELASAFSISPEPSRTAVDVNRASQKTVSTLRGGAHSQGFSSNYKSFDENRSDDVEPMIVEVDESGERYGSDSRKSRKVDCSTEEADSTLRTENLSPEDTSARTLKRPRLVWTPQLHKRFVDVVAHLGIKNAVPKTIMQMMNVEGLTRENVASHLQKYRLYLKRMQGLSGDVGPSLSDQLFATTPVPQSLHHESGGDCGGGSGPAGSGQSHGHGNGQFSFPMPYPPPGMMQMPVLGLSQGHGHMSMPGGAGGHGGGYHGFESHRYNMGSMVSYQHTASNDK, from the coding sequence ATGGGTGAGGAGGTGAGGATGAGTGAGTACGAAGGCGGTGGCAGCGGTGGCGACGATGGAGACGACGAGGAGCGAGTTTCCGAGTGGGAGACGGGGCTGCCGAGCGCCGACGACCTGACTCCCTTATCTCAGCCGTTGATTCCGATCGAATTAGCCTCGGCCTTCAGCATCTCGCCGGAGCCCTCCCGCACGGCGGTCGACGTCAACCGCGCGTCGCAGAAGACGGTCTCGACGCTCCGCGGCGGCGCCCACTCCCAGGGCTTCTCGTCGAACTACAAGTCGTTCGACGAGAACCGCAGCGACGACGTGGAGCCGATGATCGTGGAGGTGGACGAGAGCGGCGAGCGGTACGGATCCGATTCGAGAAAGTCGCGGAAGGTCGATTGCAGTACAGAGGAGGCGGATTCGACGCTGAGGACCGAGAATTTATCGCCGGAAGACACGTCAGCGCGGACTCTGAAGCGGCCGCGGCTGGTGTGGACCCCGCAGCTGCACAAGCGGTTCGTGGACGTGGTGGCCCACCTGGGGATCAAGAACGCGGTGCCCAAGACGATTATGCAGATGATGAACGTCGAGGGATTGACCCGCGAAAATGTCGCGAGCCACTTGCAGAAGTACCGCCTCTACTTGAAGAGGATGCAAGGGTTATCCGGCGACGTGGGGCCCTCCTTGTCGGACCAGCTTTTCGCTACCACGCCTGTCCCGCAGAGCTTGCACCACGAGTCTGGCGGCGACTGCGGCGGGGGGTCCGGTCCGGCGGGTTCGGGGCAGAGCCACGGTCACGGAAATGGGCAGTTTTCGTTTCCGATGCCGTACCCGCCTCCCGGGATGATGCAGATGCCGGTTCTTGGGTTGAGCCAGGGGCATGGGCACATGAGCATGCCCGGCGGTGCGGGGGGTCACGGCGGTGGGTACCATGGGTTCGAGTCGCACCGTTACAACATGGGTTCGATGGTTTCGTACCAACATACTGCTTCGAATGACAAATGA
- the LOC103447510 gene encoding uncharacterized protein isoform X2 produces the protein MHGFAFLPLTPPCTLCFFNLPPSAFSSSSRSLLFLQTRPKSSKPIFRHASKPVTSFLNLKPERRRFATVLRASRRESPYQVLGVSPSATDVEIKRAYRKLALKYHPDVNKEANAQEKFMRIKHAYNTLLSSKSRGKYDSNFGSDYSYSSSQRNQSKKSQDEEEFYGFEDFFKDIQEEFKNWEASASSQGKPKSLWEELGEIGEEFVEFLEKELNITDPEDGANNNDEGSSGKQRTENVGQDKAVKESSIEDNIDEIEATLAQLKKELGL, from the exons ATGCATGGATTTGCTTTTCTGCCTCTAACTCCTCCATGCACCCTCTGTTTCTTCAACCTCCCTCCTTccgctttttcttcttcttcaagatctcTGCTTTTCTTGCAAACCCGACCCAAATCTTCGAAACCCATTTTCAGACACGCATCGAAACCCGTAACCAGTTTCTTGAATTTGAAACCGGAGCGGCGACGTTTTGCCACCGTCTTGAGAGCGAGTCGCAGAGAGTCTCCTTACCAGGTTCTGGGCGTGTCTCCTTCCGCAACGGATGTCGAGATCAAAAGGGCTTACCGGAAACTTGCTCTTAAGTATCACCCCGATGTTAATAAAGAG GCAAATGCGCAGGAGAAATTTATGCGGATTAAGCATGCCTACAATACATTGCTGAGTTCTAAATCTCGGGGAAAATACGACTCTAATTTTGGATCTGACTATTCCTATTCCTCTTCTCAAAGAAACCAGAGCAAGAAGTCTCAAGATGAAGAAGAGTTTTACGGATTTG AGGACTTCTTTAAAGATATCCAAGAAGAATTCAAGAACTGGGAAGCAAGTGCTTCGTCACAGGGAAAGCCAAAGAGTCTATGGGAGGAATTGGGG GAGATTGGAGAAGAATTTGTGGAATTTCTCGAGAAAGAACTAAACATAACGGATCCAGAAGATGGAGCAAATAACAATGATGAAGGCAGCTCTGGGAAACAGAGAACAGAAAATGTTGGTCAAGACAAAGCTGTTAAGGAGAGCAGCATCGAGGATAATATCGATGAGATAGAAGCTACTCTTGCTCAGTTAAAAAAGGAATTGGGATTGTAG
- the LOC103429910 gene encoding pentatricopeptide repeat-containing protein At5g59600, which yields MLMLRFKVQALPSAQLSNRIFHRPFQSSPDFYTNLFEIYARDRQLHSARALHAHLITNGLASLTRFASKLIALYVSCGQTVHARKLFDKIPQTNIRRWFALIGACARCGFYQQAMGVFCEMQREGLRPNKIVIPSVLKACGHLPDVKTGEKLHAVVLRFSFEFDVFVSSALVDMYSKNGCVEKAHWVFDMMVEKDLVALNAMVSGFAQHGLAREALCLVEKMQLEGIKPNLITWNSLVAGFSQKGDEAMASKLFKMMRDNGIDPDVVSWTSIISGGVQNFQNDKAFRTFKQMLGHGLYPTSNTISSLLPACAGVTNVKSGKEIHAYALVIGVEQDVYVRSALVDMYAKCGFIFEARALFCKMSERNTVTWNSMIFGYANHGYCNEAIELFNQMKLEDDKKLDYLTFIAVLTACCHAGMIELGESLFNLMQEEYGIVPRLEHYACMVDLLGRAGKLTEAYDMIKAMPMEPDLFVWGALLGACRNHGNIDLAEVAAKHLSEVEPESAGNSLLLSSLYAGSGNWGNVARLKKMMKRNKLGKLPGCSWMETA from the coding sequence ATGTTAATGCTCAGGTTCAAAGTCCAAGCACTCCCATCGGctcagctgagcaaccgcatcTTCCACCGTCCATTTCAATCCTCTCCCGATTTCTACACAAATCTGTTCGAAATCTACGCTCGTGACCGACAGTTGCACTCTGCAAGAGCACTCCACGCCCATTTGATCACCAATGGGTTGGCCAGTTTGACCCGTTTTGCCTCCAAGCTCATAGCTTTGTATGTTTCTTGTGGCCAAACAGTCCATGCCCGCAAACTGTTCGACAAAATTCCCCAGACGAATATCCGCCGCTGGTTTGCTCTCATCGGAGCCTGTGCTCGTTGTGGGTTTTATCAGCAGGCAATGGGTGTGTTCTGTGAGATGCAGAGAGAGGGTTTAAGGCCGAACAAGATTGTTATTCCCAGTGTTTTGAAAGCCTGTGGGCACCTCCCGGATGTTAAAACCGGTGAGAAACTTCACGCTGTGGTGCTCCGGTTCTCATTTGAATTTGATGTTTTCGTTAGTAGTGCTCTCGTTGATATGTACTCGAAGAACGGGTGTGTAGAGAAGGCGCATTGGGTGTTTGATATGATGGTGGAGAAAGATTTGGTGGCCTTGAATGCTATGGTTTCGGGGTTTGCTCAACACGGGTTGGCTAGAGAAGCATTGTGTTTGGTGGAGAAAATGCAGCTGGAGGGGATAAAGCCTAATTTGATAACTTGGAACAGTTTGGTTGCTGGGTTTTCGCAGAAGGGTGACGAAGCGATGGCGTCTAAGCTTTTTAAGATGATGCGCGATAATGGAATCGATCCTGATGTGGTATCTTGGACTTCAATTATATCCGGGGGTGTGCAGAATTTTCAGAACGATAAGGCTTTTCGAACATTTAAGCAAATGTTGGGTCATGGATTGTATCCAACTTCGAATACAATTAGTAGCCTCTTGCCTGCATGTGCGGGTGTGACAAATGTGAAGTCCGGAAAGGAGATTCATGCATACGCTTTGGTGATAGGAGTCGAACAAGATGTGTATGTTCGGAGTGCTCTtgttgacatgtatgcaaaatgCGGATTCATATTTGAAGCAAGGGCATTGTTTTGTAAGATGTCTGAAAGGAACACGGTAACATGGAATTCGATGATTTTTGGATACGCGAATCATGGATATTGCAACGAAGCAATTGAGCTTTTCAACCAGATGAAGCTGGAAGACGATAAGAAACTCGATTACCTGACTTTCATAGCAGTTCTCACAGCTTGCTGTCATGCTGGAATGATTGAACTTGGAGAAAGCTTGTTCAATCTGATGCAGGAAGAGTATGGGATTGTGCCAAGACTGGAAcattatgcatgcatggttgATCTTCTAGGTCGAGCAGGGAAACTCACCGAGGCGTATGATATGATTAAGGCAATGCCGATGGAGCCCGATTTGTTCGTATGGGGAGCGTTATTAGGAGCATGTCGGAATCATGGGAATATAGATCTTGCTGAAGTAGCTGCAAAGCATTTGTCGGAGGTAGAGCCGGAGAGTGCAGGAAACAGTTTGCTACTGTCAAGTCTATATGCTGGTTCTGGCAATTGGGGGAACGTTGCAAGGttgaagaaaatgatgaagagAAACAAGTTGGGGAAACTTCCGGGGTGCAGTTGGATGGAAACCGCCTGA
- the LOC103447510 gene encoding uncharacterized protein isoform X1, translating to MHGFAFLPLTPPCTLCFFNLPPSAFSSSSRSLLFLQTRPKSSKPIFRHASKPVTSFLNLKPERRRFATVLRASRRESPYQVLGVSPSATDVEIKRAYRKLALKYHPDVNKEANAQEKFMRIKHAYNTLLSSKSRGKYDSNFGSDYSYSSSQRNQSKKSQDEEEFYGFGHFLRDVQITIEDFFKDIQEEFKNWEASASSQGKPKSLWEELGEIGEEFVEFLEKELNITDPEDGANNNDEGSSGKQRTENVGQDKAVKESSIEDNIDEIEATLAQLKKELGL from the exons ATGCATGGATTTGCTTTTCTGCCTCTAACTCCTCCATGCACCCTCTGTTTCTTCAACCTCCCTCCTTccgctttttcttcttcttcaagatctcTGCTTTTCTTGCAAACCCGACCCAAATCTTCGAAACCCATTTTCAGACACGCATCGAAACCCGTAACCAGTTTCTTGAATTTGAAACCGGAGCGGCGACGTTTTGCCACCGTCTTGAGAGCGAGTCGCAGAGAGTCTCCTTACCAGGTTCTGGGCGTGTCTCCTTCCGCAACGGATGTCGAGATCAAAAGGGCTTACCGGAAACTTGCTCTTAAGTATCACCCCGATGTTAATAAAGAG GCAAATGCGCAGGAGAAATTTATGCGGATTAAGCATGCCTACAATACATTGCTGAGTTCTAAATCTCGGGGAAAATACGACTCTAATTTTGGATCTGACTATTCCTATTCCTCTTCTCAAAGAAACCAGAGCAAGAAGTCTCAAGATGAAGAAGAGTTTTACGGATTTG GTCATTTTTTGAGGGATGTTCAAATAACAATAG AGGACTTCTTTAAAGATATCCAAGAAGAATTCAAGAACTGGGAAGCAAGTGCTTCGTCACAGGGAAAGCCAAAGAGTCTATGGGAGGAATTGGGG GAGATTGGAGAAGAATTTGTGGAATTTCTCGAGAAAGAACTAAACATAACGGATCCAGAAGATGGAGCAAATAACAATGATGAAGGCAGCTCTGGGAAACAGAGAACAGAAAATGTTGGTCAAGACAAAGCTGTTAAGGAGAGCAGCATCGAGGATAATATCGATGAGATAGAAGCTACTCTTGCTCAGTTAAAAAAGGAATTGGGATTGTAG